The sequence ACATCATAGCTCTGAATGAGTTCATTCACATAAATTGAAATGGAAGGGGCACCCATTCCTGTCCCTTGTACAGAAATTCTTTCTCCTTTATAAGTTCCTGTATAACCATACATTCCGCGAACTTCGTTGTATAAGGTTGGGCTTTCTAGAAAATTTTCGGCTATATATTTAGCGCGTAGCGGATCGCCTGGTAACAATATTTTGTCAGCAATTTCTCCATTTTTTGCTCCGATATGCACACTCATTTTATTTCCTCCTCATTAATTTCCTACCTTAATAACGTATCATATCGGTTTCTAGAAAACAAATCAGTAAAAAAGGATTAACTTTCACAAAAAATTCGAAAAAATTACGCTCTCACAGGTATGAAAGCGTTTAAAATAAACTTAGGGGGGGATTATGATGGAAAGTAAAAAGGTTCAAGAATTGGATGTATGGTTAAAAGGGTTAGAGGATGAGCGCACTGCTCTTATTTCGGCTTTGAATGACTACAGTGATCATGTGAAACAACTAGAAGTCAAAAATCGTCTTTATCAAATTGAAGCATGGCTAGATGGAGTCTACGCTAATAAAAATTTGCGTTTTTAAGCCGATTTTTCGGCTTTTTCTTTTTGGTAAGATGCACCTTGTCCACCCTTCATATTTGTAGTTTAAAGTGGAAAAGATATGTAATATAAGGTATGATACAATTGAAAGTATGGGAAAGGAATGAATCCAATGGAAGAACGAGTATATACGATTTTAAGTGATACTGGAATTCACGCTAGACCGGCAACTCTTTTGGTTAATAAAGCTGGTAGATACCAATCAGAATTGGAATTAGAATATAATGGTAAAAAAGTAAACCTTAAATCCATAATGGGTGTTATGTCATTAGGCATTCCTAAAGGTGCAACTGTAAAGGTTATTGCCGACGGATCAGACGAGAAGGATGCAATCCAAGGAATCGATGACATAATGAATGAACATTTTAGTAAGTAGTAATTAACATATGGTTAAACAAAGAAAGCTAGAGAGAACTCTAGCTTTTTTTACAGATTTTCCAAACGAGAAAGCCCACTCCTTGAGGAGAGTGAGGTCAAATACGGAGTACCACATGTCAAACTGATGGTTTGTGGTGCTTTAAGTATTTGAAGATTTCATTTTTTTTACACATTTGTGGCTATCGAATGCGAAAAGGACCATGCCCATATTTTTTATACGCGCCCCCAAAACGAAGTCCTTCAGAGATCATGGCTAAAATGAAAGGATTCACTTCTAAAAAAATAAGAGAGGAGTTCCCGCACCTTCAGCACTTGACTAGCCTATGGACGCGTTCATTTTTTGTGTCCACTGCAGGGAATGTTTCTTCCGAAACCATAAAAAGATATGTTGAAAATCAAAAGAAAAGAAGTTAGAAAGGACAACCCCTACTTATACCATTGAACT comes from Bacillaceae bacterium S4-13-56 and encodes:
- a CDS encoding phosphocarrier protein HPr, with protein sequence MEERVYTILSDTGIHARPATLLVNKAGRYQSELELEYNGKKVNLKSIMGVMSLGIPKGATVKVIADGSDEKDAIQGIDDIMNEHFSK